A DNA window from Ovis aries strain OAR_USU_Benz2616 breed Rambouillet chromosome 7, ARS-UI_Ramb_v3.0, whole genome shotgun sequence contains the following coding sequences:
- the LOC101102567 gene encoding olfactory receptor 4K15-like, which produces MNQENNSRVAEFVLLGLSSSWELQYFFFMLFNFLYIIIVLGNLLIVLTVISEPALHTPMYIMLSNLSILDVFLATYATPKMIHDFLHEPKTISFEGCMAQIFLLHVFAGGEMVLLVAMAYDRYVAICKPLHYATIMNVCKCTGLVVGSWVIGVMHSLSQLAFTVNLPFCGPNVVNSYYCDLTLVIKLACTDTYVPEVLMLLDSGLMGVASFLLLLVSYTVILVTVQRHSSTDMAKARSTLTAHIIVVTLFFGPCIFIYAWPFSSFPVDKVLSVFSIVFTPILNPIIYTLRNKEVKLAMHKLKTRYVCSRLPSQLSHLRLDVLS; this is translated from the coding sequence ATGAACCAAGAAAATAATTCTAGGGTGGCTGAGTTTGTGTTGCTGGGGCTCTCCAGTTCCTGGGAGCTTCAGTATTTCTTCTtcatgttgtttaatttcttgTATATCATCATTGTGCTGGGCAACCTCCTCATTGTACTCACAGTGATCTCTGAACCTGCCCTGCATACACCTATGTACATAATGCTCAGTAATCTTTCCATACTTGATGTCTTTCTGGCCACTTATGCAACCCCCAAGATGATTCATGATTTCCTTCATGAACCCAAGACCATCTCCTTCGAGGGCTGCATGGCCCAGATATTCTTACTCCATGTCTTTGCTGGTGGTGAGATGGTTCTCCTTGTAGCTATGGCATATGACAGATATGTAGCCATATGCAAACCTCTCCATTATGCAACCATCATGAACGTGTGTAAATGTACAGGTCTGGTAGTAGGCTCTTGGGTGATTGGGGTCATGCACTCCTTGAGCCAATTAGCTTTCACTGTAAACCTGCCCTTCTGTGGTCCAAATGTTGTGAACAGTTATTATTGTGACCTTACTTTGGTCATCAAACTTGCCTGTACGGATACATATGTCCCTGAAGTGTTGATGCTTTTGGATAGTGGTCTCATGGGGGTGGCCTCATTCTTGCTCTTGCTGGTCTCCTACACAGTCATCCTGGTCACTGTGCAACGTCATTCCTCAACGGACATGGCCAAGGCCCGCAGCACTCTGACTgcccacatcattgtggttacaCTCTTTTTTGGGCCCTGTATCTTCATCTATGCCTGGCCTTTCAGCAGCTTCCCGGTGGATAAAGTCCTTTCTGTGTTCTCTATAGTTTTCACACCTATATTGAACCCCATAATCTACACATTGAGAAACAAGGAGGTGAAATTGGCAATGCATAAACTGAAGACCCGCTATGTATGTTCTAGGCTGCCTTCTCAACTCTCTCACCTAAGACTAGATGTGTTGAGTTGA